In a single window of the Daphnia carinata strain CSIRO-1 chromosome 4, CSIRO_AGI_Dcar_HiC_V3, whole genome shotgun sequence genome:
- the LOC130687240 gene encoding myotubularin-related protein 5-like isoform X2: MSRLVDYFIVTGYDHDKDRGGFSQGKIIQRFPEKDWEDTPFIPGIELFCQPLGWMLSSEQQEPRFFISVLTGIDGNRHYCACLSFNEAVSITPSKIDEEEDSATDFRNFQLLGLNRSLSSTSTHHSIMYAPTCLVLVSRHNYPETFRNCLGIIYTVHIENMGLPLETLIGNLLGCVYVPSAGGPQIHFSIGAKDKQYLQPPASPTLPVTGSTVTRLFQQLGIKNTLAVFSAALTDQKVLFHSSSHARLNEACHALTAIMFPFRYAYVYIPILPASIVEVLSSPTLFIMGVHSSLRNQVPELMDVVVADLDGGSVNIPGSISVPLLPEPLLTQVHEALSMVLQPELRSADSAFPVSSVPKSDSFSQDKEIRAIFIRSLAHLLQGYRHCLTILRIHPKPVITFHKAAFLGHRGLVDCEFTNRVLGMFFNTFVAERGPSWRVCDVWDDVYSALADQLRAESHDQKLVLTHIRQLATQLTANEEPSPQPFAQRIPRPTEGAFTRIHQPVFPRLSSDIIQQRIDQGLAKGNADLVQAAVKSSASAPRLVPMGPPLSGLQDSRHLFNNSARRLEVLRNCINCIFDNKISDARKTFSAVLRALKTNDARLALCAELGHHVAGSRAILDPAQFDLVVRLLNCALQDTSVMDEYGVAAAILPLATSFCRKLCTGVVQFAYTCIQDHPVWQSQQFWEASFYQDVQRDIRALYLPRSEPNATFNSAEAIQMSKVEMSVLEIAAQQMRRWPSMSADQRLELEANEESTIYSQAIHYANRMVYLLIPLEAGERRRRERAVAGHGEHDSVSASVTNTSVADSERSGGDDESGFEEAVAGETGTAVVRFVSRFVDKVCNEGNVTPEHVRSLYQMIPGVVAMHLETLETVSREAQRLPPIQKPKILTPSLLNGERLLVEGLRVYLLPDGREESPNSAGMGLLPAEGALFLTNYRIIFKGTPCDPLVCEQTVVRAFPVTSLTKEKRISVQYLGHLDQWLQEGLQLRSNTFQMLKVAFDEEVNLDSVEQLRKYIHRVRHPPQPSVFHYFAFVGQTIVDATPIHKGKEKSATLKGIAKKTLLKTARQVGLKPKSATKRKKYILQPPGVTPVGAGSTSGSGSLLREEDELLMDEANGRSLNPNGSVGGINVAQQPDPKTLERVIERSYSKDYQRLNLAPSPNTTGTLTPGKGKGDSFRISTANSNYSLCRTYPALLVVPSHLSDESLGRVARCYRHGRLPVITWRHPRTKGLLLRGASFHVKGVMNMLRSNANANSVATAPPGPNDPVSSSLEQERYLNAIITATPVAVLREGSSWAMSDSGLETPDVGRKSNYFGHGGTISKAMSTLRHNTGRKSVGLWGAAKDRRSGSGTATLAIPHSPHFRGNSGLGIAGAESDSASTTESTHSIRRAALYIFGEKTTIKAIRTDTLPKTDFIPVDFPEPRNVRNAFKKLVRACVPSSVSSEPDQSFYRAVENSEWLQQLQTLLQIAGAMVDLMDLNGSSVMLCLEEGWDVTAQLTSITQICLDPYYRTIDGFRVLIEKEWLAFGHRFSHRSHLNSNSPGSGSSSFTPIFLQFLDMVHQIHRQFPQSFEFNQFYLKFLAYHHVSCRFRSFLLDSEYDRVDAGIMAIEDKRGSLSRHHRSFDTLSDDESSLFPNGGRILPGGSNSQSSATSAGQSIFDYIEKQSAKSPIFHNFCYTSENDNLVLRPYCTVSNLVLWDYFLTEELSYGSPYDLEISAMDLAQAEEARAMEGPNTSPSHRRTVTFGYDGVQHHVPDVFSYMLDEIRRLETELGHLPQKWKLLWDRMEPSVQDFPASRQEVSLVAMARAHARDVHKRQTMEILLKGRFPGGSGAGAGAGVGMEGVAQVYTNPHRFEKYNFSSPTSCDFCSHILWGIVKTGMRCADCGYNCHEKCIDLVPKHCSKYQTSSGGLGGGGDGGGGPSTPTVSQSGRPGSVDVSSVGSNVSPHASTSHQHYDQFSPNIAENRTHEGYLYKRGALLKAWKQRWFVLDSVKHQLRYYDSMEDPCCKGFVDLADVVSVAPSGSVPQGAPKKFDEKTLFEVRTQRRTYNFCANDAASAQEWIEKIQACLQ, from the exons atgtcaCGTTTAGTCGACTATTTCATCGTTACTGGATACGACCATGACAAAGACC GTGGTGGCTTCAGCCAAGGAAAAATTATCCAGCGATTCCCTGAGAAAGATTGGGAAGACACACCATTCATTCCAGGGATTGAACTGTTCTGCCAGCCACTAGGATGGATGCTTTCATCAGAACAGCAAGAACCACGGTTCTTCATCTCGGTCCTCACAGGAATTGATGGCAATCGGCACTATTGTGCCTGCTTGAGTTTCAATGAAGCCGTTTCAATTACTCCAtctaaaattgatgaagaagaagattctGCAACTGACTTTAGAAATTTTCAGTTGCTTGGGCTTAACCGCTCTCTTTCGTCCACAAGTACTCACCACAGCATTATGTATGCCCCAACATGCCTTGTTCTTGTCTCAAGGCACAACTATCCAGAGACTTTCCGTAACTG CTTAGGAATCATTTATACAGTGCACATTGAAAACATGGGACTACCACTGGAAACCCTAATTGGCAATTTGCTGGGTTGCGTTTATGTCCCGTCTGCGGGTGGACCTCAGATCCATTTCAGTATTGGCGCGAAGGATAAGCAGTACCTCCAGCCACCGGCTAGTCCAACATTGCCCGTTACCGGTTCGACAGTTACGCGGTTGTTCCAGCAATTAGGCATAAAGAACACGCTAGCTGTCTTTTCGGCCGCGTTGACGGATCAGAAAGTGCTGTTTCACTCGAGCAGCCACGCGCGTCTGAATGAGGCTTGCCACGCACTAACTGCAATTATGTTCCCCTTCCGTTACGCCTACGTctacattcccattttgccgGCTTCCATTGTCGAAGTCCTCTCGTCACCAACACTTTTCATTATGGGGGTCCACTCATCTTTGCGGAACCAAGTGCCCGAACTGATGGACGTTGTCGTGGCAGATCTCGATGGAGGGTCTGTCAACATACCCGGAAGCATAAGTGTTCCTCTCTTGCCCGAACCACTGCTCACGCAAGTTCATGAAGCCCTAAGCATGGTCCTTCAGCCAGAGCTACGCAGCGCCGATTCGGCATTCCCTGTCTCTTCTGTTCCCAAGTCGGATTCTTTTTCCCAAGACAAAGAAATTCGCGCCATTTTCATTCGGTCATTGGCCCATCTCTTACAAG GATATCGCCATTGTCTTACTATATTGCGCATACATCCGAAACCAGTCATTACTTTCCATAAGGCGGCTTTTCTTGGCCATCGTGGTTTAGTCGACTGTGAATTCACTAACCGTGTGCTAGGAATGTTTTTCAACACTTTTGTGGCTGAACGTGGTCCGTCTTGGCGTGTCTGTGATGTCTGGGACGATGTATACAGCGCCTTAGCCGACCAACTGCGCGCTGAAAGTCACGATCAAAAACTTGTTCTGACGCACATCCGCCAGCTAGCAACCCAGCTTACGGCTAACGAAGAACCTTCGCCGCAACCGTTTGCGCAACGGATTCCAAGACCCACCGAAGGCGCCTTCACCCGGATCCATCAGCCGGTATTCCCTCGTTTATCGTCAGATATCATCCAGCAGCGCATTGACCAAGGCCTAGCCAAAGGCAACGCCGATCTAGTCCAAGCGGCCGTGAAATCATCCGCCTCTGCTCCTCGACTTGTCCCTATGGGGCCACCCTTAAGTGGTCTTCAAGATTCCCGCCATCTGTTCAACAACTCTGCTCGTCGTTTAGAAGTCTTGCGGAATTGCATCAACTGCATCTTCGATAACAAGATCTCTGATGCccgaaaaacattttcggcAGTTTTGCGCGCTCTAAAAACGAATGATGCGAGATTGGCGTTATGTGCCGAGCTTGGTCACCACGTGGCCGGAAGCCGAGCCATCCTTGATCCAGCTCAATTTGATCTTGTCGTCCGTTTATTAAACTGCGCTCTGCAGGATACCTCCGTTATGGATGAATACGGAGTGGCAGCGGCAATTCTTCCACTTGCAACTTCTTTTTGCCGTAAACTTTGCACTGGAGTAGTTCAATTTGCTTACACTTGCATTCAAGACCATCCCGTTTGGCAGAG ccAACAGTTTTGGGAAGCGTCATTCTATCAAGATGTCCAGCGAGATATTCGAGCTCTCTATCTTCCTCGTTCAGAGCCTAATGCGACTTTTAATAGCGCAGAGGCCATCCAAATGAGCAAAGTGGAAATGTCAGTGCTAGAAATCGCTGCCCAACAGATGAGGAGATGGCCGTCGATGAGCGCTGATCAGCGTTTAGAGTTGGAAGCGAATGAAGAGTCTACCATCTATTCTCAGGCTATTCACTATGCCAATCGCATGGTCTACCTTCTGATCCCGTTGGAAGCGGGCGAGAGACGCCGAAGGGAGAGAGCAGTTGCAGGGCACGGAGAACATGACAGTGTCAGTGCCAGTGTTACGAACACGAGCGTAGCTGACAGCGAGCGATCTGGTGGCGATGACGAATCAGGTTTCGAAGAGGCCGTAGCAGGAGAAACAGGCACCGCAGTTGTTCGCTTCGTATCGCGTTTCGTCGACAAAGTTTGCAATGAAGGAAATGTAACTCCCGAACATGTTCGATCGCTGTATCAGATGATTCCTGGAGTTGTCGCAATGCATCTTGAAACTCTAGAAACAGTCAGTCGAGAAGCTCAGCGATTACCTCCTATTCAGAAACCAAAAATTCTTACGCCAAGTTTATTAAACGGCGAACGACTACTCGTGGAAGGATTGCGAGTCTATTTACTGCCAGACGGACGCGAAGAAAGCCCCAACTCGGCCGGAATGGGCCTTCTACCAGCAGAAGGCGCCCTCTTCCTGACGAATTACAGAATCATATTCAAAGGCACTCCATGCGACCCACTTGTCTGCGAACAGACAGTCGTACGTGCCTTTCCTGTTACGTCATTgacgaaagagaaacgaaTCTCAGTCCAGTATTTAGGCCATCTGGATCAGTGGCTCCAAGAAGGTCTTCAGCTACGTTCAAACACGTTCCAGATGCTGAAAGTAGCGTTCGATGAAGAGGTAAATTTAGACAGCGTCGAGCAACTGCGGAAATACATCCATCGTGTCCGTCATCCACCCCAGCCTTCCGTCTTCCATTACTTTGCCTTTGTCGGCCAGACGATTGTGGATGCCACGCCCATCCACAAAGGCAAGGAAAAAAGCGCCACATTGAAAGGAATTGCCAAAAAGACTCTTTTGAAAACAGCCCGCCAAGTCGGACTCAAACCCAAGAGCGCtaccaaaaggaaaaaatacaTCCTTCAGCCACCTGGAGTTACCCCAGTTGGCGCAGGTAGCACAAGCGGCAGCGGATCACTGTTGCGAGAAGAAGATGAACTCTTGATGGATGAAGCTAATGGCAGAAGCCTCAACCCCAATGGCTCTGTGGGAGGCATCAATGTGGCTCAACAGCCCGATCCTAAAACACTGGAGCGCGTTATTGAGCGCAGCTATTCCAAGGATTACCAAAGATTGAATCTGGCGCCTTCGCCCAACACCACTGGCACACTCACACCTGGCAAAGGCAAAGGCGATTCATTCCGGATCTCGACAGCTAATAGCAATTACAGCCTTTGCCGCACCTATCCGGCTTTACTGGTCGTTCCTTCCCATTTATCGGATGAAAGTCTTGGAAGGGTAGCTCGTTGCTATCGCCACGGTCGCTTGCCTGTTATAACTTGGCGCCATCCTCGAAccaaagg ACTTCTTCTGCGAGGTGCTAGCTTTCACGTCAAGGGAGTAATGAATATGCTGAGAAGTAATGCCAATGCGAACTCCGTGGCGACTGCACCACCTGGTCCAAATGACCCTGTTTCATCCAGCTTGGAACAGGAACGTTATTTGAATGCCATCATTACGGCCACACCTGTAGCTGTCCTACGTGAAGGATCTTCATGGGCAATGTCAGACA GTGGACTCGAAACTCCCGATGTGGGCAGAAAGAGCAACTACTTTGGTCATGGTGGAACAATTTCTAAGGCAATGAGTACATTGCGACATAATACCGGTCGCAAAAGCGTAGGCCTTTGGGGTGCCGCAAAGGATCGACGTTCGGGCAGCGGGACTGCTACACTTGCCATACCCCATTCCCCGCATTTCCGGGGCAACAGTGGATTGGGCATCGCAGGAGCAGAGAGCGATTCAGCTTCAACGACGGAATCGACCCATTCAATACGACGAGCTGCTCTTTACATTTTTGGCGAAAAAACAACTATTAAAGCTATTCGTACAGATACACTTCCAAAAACGGATTTCATCCCGGTTGATTTTCCCGAACCTCGCAACGTCCGTAACG CTTTTAAAAAGCTAGTCCGTGCCTGCGTACCCAGCTCAGTAAGCTCAGAACCGGACCAAAGTTTCTATCGAGCAGTTGAGAATTCTGAATGGCTACAGCAATTACAAACCTTATTACAAATCGCTGGGGCGATGGTGGACTTAATGGATTTGAATGGATCATCGGTGATGCTTTGCTTGGAAGAGGGCTGGGATGTTACTGCGCAATTGACATCGATCACTCAGATCTGCTTGGATCCATATTATCGCACAATAGACGGATTTCGAGTTCtgatagaaaaagaatggcTGGCCTTTGGCCATCGTTTTTCCCATCGAAGCCATCTTAATTCAAATTCTCCGGGTTCGGGCTCAAGCTCGTTCACTCCCATCTTTCTGCAGTTCCTAGACATG gTTCATCAAATTCACAGGCAGTTTCCTCAGTCTTTTGAATTTAATCAGTTCTACCTCAAATTCCTGGCTTATCATCATGTTTCATGCCGCTTCCGTTCCTTTTTGCTTGACTCGGAATATGACCGCGTGGATGCAGGAATTATGGCTATCGAAGACAAGCGTGGTTCGCTATCACGTCATCATCGCAGCTTCGATACACTATCGGATGATGAATCAAGTCTTTTTCCTAACGGTGGACGCATACTACCTGGTGGTTCCAACTCCCAATCGTCTGCTACGAGTGCCGGCCAATCCATTTTCGATTACATCGAGAAGCAGTCTGCCAAATCGCCTATCTTTCACAACTTTTGCTATACATCCGAAAACGACAATCTCGTGCTCCGGCCGTACTGTACTGTCTCAAATCTAGTACTGTGGGATTATTTCCTGACAGAAGAGCTGTCTTACGGTTCACCTTACGATCTTGAGATCAGTGCAATGGATTTGGCCCAAGCAGAAGAGGCTCGAGCGATGGAGGGACCCAATACATCACCCTCCCATCGACGCACCGTCACTTTCGGCTATGATGGAGTTCAACATCATGTACCAGACGTCTTTAGCTACATGCTGGACGAGATACGCCGACTGGAGACGGAACTTGGCCATTTGCCACAAAAATGGAAACTTCTATGGGATCGTATGGAACCGTCGGTTCAAGATTTTCCAGCATCTCGACAGGAAGTCAGTTTGGTGGCGATGGCAAGAGCTCATGCCCGAGACGTTCACAAACGACAGACAATGGAAATTCTGTTGAAAGGTCGCTTCCCTGGCGGAAGCGGCGCTGGAGCAGGAGCCGGCGTTGGAATGGAAGGTGTCGCCCAGGTTTACACCAACCCGCATCGCTTTGAAAAGTATAATTTCTCCAGCCCCACTAGCTGTGATTTTTGCTCGCACATTTTGTGGGGCATCGTCAAGACCGGAATGCGCTGCGCTGACTGCGGCTACAACTGCCACGAAAAGTGTATTGATCTTGTGCCGAAACACTGTTCTAAATACCAGACCTCATCGGGAGGGTTAGGAGGTGGAGGAGATGGTGGAGGGGGCCCTTCGACCCCGACTGTTAGCCAATCGGGCCGACCCGGAAGTGTGGACGTCTCTTCAGTTGGTTCCAATGTTTCACCACACGCATCTACGTCCCACCAGCACTACGATCAGTTTAGTCCAAACATTGCAGAGAATCGCACACACGAAGGCTACCTTTATAAGCGAGGTGCCTTGCTCAAAGCCTGGAAGCAAAGGTGGTTCGTGTTGGACTCGGTAAAACATCAACTGCGGTATTACGACTCTATGGAGGATCCATGTTGTAAAGGCTTTGTTGACTTGG CCGACGTTGTCTCTGTCGCGCCATCCGGTTCCGTCCCGCAAGGAGCACCGAAAAAGTTTGACGAAAAGACGCTCTTTGAGGTGCGCACTCAGCGCCGGACCTACAATTTCTGTGCCAACGACGCCGCTTCTGCCCAAGAGTGGATTGAGAAAATTCAAGCTTGCTTGCAGTag